The following proteins are encoded in a genomic region of Glycine max cultivar Williams 82 chromosome 18, Glycine_max_v4.0, whole genome shotgun sequence:
- the LOC100787355 gene encoding protein root UVB sensitive 5 isoform X2: MASTIPLVSRCVLGDDLQLQTFLVEEDTSTPKRFQDSYSPDESLSWLPDTIKDFILPAGFPGSVSDDYLDYMLLQFPTNVTGWICHTLVTSSLLKAVGIGSFSGTSATASASAIRWVSKDGIGAVGRLCLGGRFGSLFDDDPKQWRMYADFIGSAGSIFYLTTQVYPDYFLPLASLGNLTKAVARGLKDPSFCVIQNHFAISGNLGEVAAKEEIWEVVAQLIGLALGILILDTPSLVKSYGVLSLPWLGMQFLHLWLRYKSLSVLQFNTINLKRVLHSTVPGCTYCNREENILTRSQFMKPKINFGLPLEKIDGVERSHFMVEALLKLYASEKYILMVNQQLEDLRFYASFKVGATSVSVLRSVADFLAK; encoded by the exons ATG GCTTCAACTATCCCTCTTGTGAGCAGATGTGTATTAGGTGATGATTTGCAGTTGCAAACCTTTCTTGTTGAGGAGGATACGTCTACGCCAAAAAGGTTCCAGGATTCATATTCCCCTGATGAAAGCCTATCCTGGCTTCCAGACACAATCAAAGATTTTATCCTACCAGCAGGCTTTCCTG GATCAGTTTCAGATGATTACTTGGATTACATGTTATTACAGTTCCCTACCAATGTGACTGGATGGATCTGTCACACCCTAGTCACTTCAAGTCTCCTAAAG GCCGTTGGTATTGGCTCTTTCTCTGGAACCTCAGCAACTGCTTCTGCTTCTGCCATCAG GTGGGTCTCTAAGGATGGCATTGGAGCTGTTGGACGATTATGCCTTG GTGGGCGGTTTGGAAGTCTTTTTGATGACGATCCTAAGCAATGGAGAATGTATGCGGACTTCATTGGCAGTGCTGGAAG CATTTTTTATCTGACAACCCAAGTATATCCTGACTATTTCCTTCCTTTGGCATCTCTTGGAAATCTTACCAAG GCTGTAGCGAGAGGACTAAAAGATCCTTCTTTTTGTGTGATTCAAAACCACTTTGCAATTTCAGGAAATCTAGGAGAGGTAGCCGCAAAG GAAGAAATTTGGGAAGTGGTTGCTCAACTGATTGGCCTTGCTTTAGGCATATTGATTCTG GATACACCCAGCCTTGTAAAATCATATGGTGTACTTTCATTACCTTGGTTGGGTATGCAGTTTCTGCATCTTTGGCTACGCTACAAATCACTTTCAGTTCTCCAGTTTAACACA ATAAATCTAAAGCGTGTGTTACACTCTACTGTTCCAG GATGCACATATTGCAACCGAGAAGAGAATATATTAACTAGGTCGCAATTCATGAagccaaaaataaattttggctTGCCCTTGGAGAAAATAGATGGCGTGGAGAGATCTCATTTTATG GTGGAAGCACTTCTAAAATTATATGCAAGTGAGAAATATATTCTCATGGTGAATCAGCAGCTGGAAGATTTGAGATTTTATGCTTCTTTCAAG GTTGGAGCTACAAGTGTTTCAGTATTGCGAAGTGTGGCAGACTTTCTGGCTAAGTGA
- the LOC100787355 gene encoding protein root UVB sensitive 5 isoform X1, with amino-acid sequence MKVEKMNRVRPRGFQILCSSEHSSFKDEDDAENGGGQVSSRVIQVERYSNGTAKRCVLGDDLQLQTFLVEEDTSTPKRFQDSYSPDESLSWLPDTIKDFILPAGFPGSVSDDYLDYMLLQFPTNVTGWICHTLVTSSLLKAVGIGSFSGTSATASASAIRWVSKDGIGAVGRLCLGGRFGSLFDDDPKQWRMYADFIGSAGSIFYLTTQVYPDYFLPLASLGNLTKAVARGLKDPSFCVIQNHFAISGNLGEVAAKEEIWEVVAQLIGLALGILILDTPSLVKSYGVLSLPWLGMQFLHLWLRYKSLSVLQFNTINLKRVLHSTVPGCTYCNREENILTRSQFMKPKINFGLPLEKIDGVERSHFMVEALLKLYASEKYILMVNQQLEDLRFYASFKVGATSVSVLRSVADFLAK; translated from the exons ATGAAGGTAGAGAAGATGAACAGAGTTAGGCCTCGTGGCTTTCAAATTCTATGCTCTTCTGAGCATTCCAGTTTCAAAGATGAAGATGATGCTGAAAATGGAGG AGGTCAAGTTTCATCGCGGGTGATACAGGTGGAGAGATATAGCAATGGTACTGCTAAGAG ATGTGTATTAGGTGATGATTTGCAGTTGCAAACCTTTCTTGTTGAGGAGGATACGTCTACGCCAAAAAGGTTCCAGGATTCATATTCCCCTGATGAAAGCCTATCCTGGCTTCCAGACACAATCAAAGATTTTATCCTACCAGCAGGCTTTCCTG GATCAGTTTCAGATGATTACTTGGATTACATGTTATTACAGTTCCCTACCAATGTGACTGGATGGATCTGTCACACCCTAGTCACTTCAAGTCTCCTAAAG GCCGTTGGTATTGGCTCTTTCTCTGGAACCTCAGCAACTGCTTCTGCTTCTGCCATCAG GTGGGTCTCTAAGGATGGCATTGGAGCTGTTGGACGATTATGCCTTG GTGGGCGGTTTGGAAGTCTTTTTGATGACGATCCTAAGCAATGGAGAATGTATGCGGACTTCATTGGCAGTGCTGGAAG CATTTTTTATCTGACAACCCAAGTATATCCTGACTATTTCCTTCCTTTGGCATCTCTTGGAAATCTTACCAAG GCTGTAGCGAGAGGACTAAAAGATCCTTCTTTTTGTGTGATTCAAAACCACTTTGCAATTTCAGGAAATCTAGGAGAGGTAGCCGCAAAG GAAGAAATTTGGGAAGTGGTTGCTCAACTGATTGGCCTTGCTTTAGGCATATTGATTCTG GATACACCCAGCCTTGTAAAATCATATGGTGTACTTTCATTACCTTGGTTGGGTATGCAGTTTCTGCATCTTTGGCTACGCTACAAATCACTTTCAGTTCTCCAGTTTAACACA ATAAATCTAAAGCGTGTGTTACACTCTACTGTTCCAG GATGCACATATTGCAACCGAGAAGAGAATATATTAACTAGGTCGCAATTCATGAagccaaaaataaattttggctTGCCCTTGGAGAAAATAGATGGCGTGGAGAGATCTCATTTTATG GTGGAAGCACTTCTAAAATTATATGCAAGTGAGAAATATATTCTCATGGTGAATCAGCAGCTGGAAGATTTGAGATTTTATGCTTCTTTCAAG GTTGGAGCTACAAGTGTTTCAGTATTGCGAAGTGTGGCAGACTTTCTGGCTAAGTGA